One Desulfovibrio aminophilus genomic window carries:
- the hypE gene encoding hydrogenase expression/formation protein HypE, with translation MSDKILLDYGSGGRASHRLVADLFLKHLGNPELNRLNDAARLDLKGPLAMSTDTFTVDPIFFPGGDIGGLAVHGTVNDVSMLGAVPRYLTCGFILEEGLELATLERVVASMGEAAREAGVLVVAGDTKVVPKGAVDKIFINTTGIGEIFVDPAPSGERARPGDAILVTGSVGDHGLAILSTRQGLAFETPVVSDAASLNHSIVRLLKAVPEVHVLRDPTRGGLATTINEIALSSNVCCELEETAIPVRPEVRGGCSFLGLDPLYLANEGKFLCFLPGALADQALDVLRADPLCAGAVRIGTVTDAHPGKVVLKTPLGGTRLLNMLEGEQLPRIC, from the coding sequence ATGTCCGACAAGATTCTTCTGGACTACGGCAGCGGCGGCCGGGCCTCCCACCGGCTGGTGGCCGACCTCTTCCTCAAGCACCTCGGCAACCCGGAGCTGAACCGGCTCAACGACGCGGCCCGCCTGGACCTCAAGGGCCCGCTGGCCATGAGCACGGACACCTTCACCGTGGACCCGATCTTCTTCCCCGGCGGGGACATCGGCGGCCTGGCCGTGCACGGCACGGTCAACGACGTGTCCATGCTCGGCGCGGTCCCGCGCTACCTCACCTGCGGCTTCATCCTCGAAGAGGGCCTGGAGCTGGCGACGCTCGAACGCGTCGTGGCCTCCATGGGCGAGGCCGCCCGCGAGGCCGGGGTGCTCGTGGTGGCGGGGGACACCAAGGTCGTGCCCAAGGGCGCGGTGGACAAGATATTCATCAACACCACCGGCATCGGCGAAATCTTCGTGGACCCGGCGCCCTCGGGCGAGCGCGCCCGGCCCGGCGACGCCATCCTGGTCACGGGCAGCGTGGGCGACCACGGACTGGCCATCCTCTCCACGCGCCAGGGCCTGGCCTTCGAGACCCCGGTGGTCTCGGACGCGGCCTCCCTGAACCACTCCATCGTCCGGCTGCTCAAGGCCGTGCCGGAGGTGCACGTGCTGCGCGACCCCACGCGCGGCGGACTGGCCACCACGATCAACGAGATCGCCCTGTCCTCCAACGTCTGCTGCGAACTGGAGGAGACGGCCATCCCGGTGCGGCCCGAGGTGCGCGGGGGCTGCTCCTTCCTGGGCCTGGACCCGCTCTATCTGGCCAACGAGGGCAAGTTCCTCTGCTTCCTGCCCGGGGCCCTGGCCGACCAAGCCCTGGACGTCCTGCGCGCCGACCCGCTCTGCGCCGGAGCCGTGCGCATCGGCACGGTCACGGACGCCCACCCCGGCAAGGTGGTGCTCAAGACCCCGCTGGGCGGCACGCGCCTGCTGAACATGCTCGAAGGCGAACAGCTGCCGAGAATCTGCTGA
- a CDS encoding B12-binding domain-containing radical SAM protein encodes MNILLINPKYPETFWSFKHVLRFISKKAAFPPLGLLTVAAILPGGWQKKLVDLNVEPLTDATLDWADVVFVGAMLVQKESAQEAIDRAKAAGKRVVAGGPAFTAASELFTGVDHFVLNEGEITLPMFVRDFLAGTPQPRYTSNEKPDIAKTPAPLWQLIRMKNYATMSVQFSRGCPFNCEFCDIIVMNGRVPRTKSPSQMLGELESLRKAGWRGSVFIVDDNFIGNKDKVKAFLRELITWQKAHKYPFTFFTEASLNLAQDEELMRLMSAANFHKVFLGIETPSLDSLKECSKHQNTTLDLAKAVNAIQSNGMQVMAGFIVGFDSDTERIFETQMQFIQRIGVVTAMVGMLAALPGTRLWHRLQAEDRLLGETSGENTDGSLNFIPKMGVDTLVKGYKDLVNSLYAPKEYYARVNTFLKHYRPTAFSRVTWSETVALFRSFWTIGLRSRAKALYWKLILKTLFTKFKAFPTAVEMAICGLHFEKCARRMHEE; translated from the coding sequence ATGAACATCCTGCTCATCAATCCGAAATATCCCGAGACGTTCTGGAGCTTCAAACACGTCCTTCGCTTCATTTCCAAGAAGGCCGCCTTTCCCCCTCTCGGGTTGCTCACCGTGGCCGCCATCCTCCCCGGTGGCTGGCAAAAAAAGCTTGTGGATCTCAATGTGGAGCCTTTGACCGACGCGACCCTGGACTGGGCCGACGTGGTCTTCGTCGGGGCCATGCTCGTGCAGAAGGAGAGCGCCCAAGAGGCCATCGACCGGGCCAAGGCCGCGGGCAAGCGCGTGGTGGCCGGCGGTCCGGCCTTCACCGCCGCCTCCGAGCTCTTCACCGGAGTGGACCACTTCGTGCTCAACGAGGGCGAGATCACCCTGCCCATGTTCGTGCGCGACTTCCTGGCCGGGACGCCCCAGCCCCGCTACACCTCGAACGAGAAGCCGGACATCGCCAAGACCCCGGCCCCGCTCTGGCAGCTCATCCGAATGAAGAACTACGCCACCATGTCGGTGCAGTTCTCGCGCGGCTGCCCGTTCAACTGCGAGTTCTGCGACATCATCGTGATGAACGGCCGCGTGCCGCGCACCAAGTCCCCGTCCCAGATGCTCGGCGAGCTGGAATCCCTGCGCAAGGCGGGCTGGCGCGGCTCGGTGTTCATCGTGGACGACAACTTCATCGGCAACAAGGACAAGGTGAAGGCCTTCCTGCGCGAGCTCATCACCTGGCAGAAGGCCCACAAGTACCCCTTCACCTTCTTCACCGAGGCCAGCCTGAACCTCGCCCAGGACGAGGAGCTCATGCGGCTCATGAGCGCGGCCAACTTCCACAAGGTCTTCCTGGGCATCGAGACGCCCTCCCTGGACAGCCTCAAGGAATGCAGCAAGCACCAGAACACGACCCTGGACCTGGCCAAGGCCGTGAACGCCATCCAGTCCAACGGGATGCAGGTCATGGCGGGGTTCATCGTGGGCTTCGACAGCGACACGGAGCGCATCTTCGAGACCCAGATGCAGTTCATCCAGCGAATCGGCGTGGTCACGGCCATGGTCGGCATGCTGGCGGCCCTGCCGGGCACCCGGCTCTGGCACCGGCTCCAAGCCGAGGACCGGCTCCTGGGCGAGACGAGCGGCGAGAACACCGACGGCAGCCTGAACTTCATCCCCAAGATGGGCGTGGACACCCTGGTCAAGGGTTACAAGGACCTCGTGAACTCCCTGTACGCCCCCAAGGAGTACTACGCCCGGGTGAACACCTTCCTGAAGCACTACCGGCCCACGGCCTTCTCCCGGGTGACCTGGAGCGAGACCGTGGCCCTGTTCCGCAGCTTCTGGACCATCGGACTGCGCTCCCGGGCCAAGGCCCTCTACTGGAAACTCATCCTCAAGACCCTGTTCACCAAGTTCAAGGCCTTCCCCACGGCCGTGGAGATGGCCATCTGCGGCCTGCACTTCGAGAAGTGCGCCCGCCGGATGCA